In one window of Neofelis nebulosa isolate mNeoNeb1 chromosome 15, mNeoNeb1.pri, whole genome shotgun sequence DNA:
- the ANKRD45 gene encoding ankyrin repeat domain-containing protein 45 isoform X1 → MEPDGPPESESSERSIFSSQQEEDDEEEEGDDEGESKEPEETGTLNPVLQPALTGDVEGLQKIFEDPENPHHEQAMQLLLEEDIIGRNLLYAACMAGQSDVIRALAKYGVNLNEKTTRGYTLLHCAAAWGRLETLKALVELDVDIEALNFREERARDVAARYSQTECVEFLDWADARLTLKKYIAKVSAAVTDTEKGPGKLFKEDKNTILSACRTKNEWLETHLEASVSELLEQKQQLEDIVTPIFTKMATPRQVKSAKSVV, encoded by the exons ATGGAGCCAGACGGACCTCCAGAGTCAGAGAGTTCAGAAAGATCAATATTTTCCTCACAGCaagaagaagatgatgaagaagaagaaggtgatGATGAAGGAGAATCGAAAGAACCAGAAGAAACAGGCACCCTTAATCCTGTCTTACAACCTGCCCTCACAGGGGATGTAGAAGGTTTGCAGAAGATTTTTGAGGATCCTGAGAACCCTCATCATGAACAGGCCATGCAGCTACTCTTGGAAGAAGACATCATTGGGAGAAATTTGTTGTATGCAGCTTGCATGGCTGGGCAAAGTGATGTGATTAGAGCTTTGGCAAAATATGGTGTGAATCTGAACGAAAAAACCACCAGag GTTACACACTCTTACACTGTGCTGCAGCCTGGGGTCGTTTGGAAACTTTGAAAGCACTTGTGGAATTGGATGTTGATATAGAAGCTTTGAACTTTCGGGAAGAAAGAGCTCGAGATGTTGCTGCTCGGTATTCCCAGACCGAGTGTGTTGAATTCCTGGACTGGGCAG ATGCAAGGCTGACtctgaaaaaatatattgcaaagGTCTCTGCAGCTGTTACAGACACAGAAAAGGGACCAGGGAAGCTCTTTAAGGAAGACAAG AATACCATCCTCAGTGCATGCCGTACAAAAAATGAATGGTTGGAAACCCATTTGGAAGCTTCTGTCAGCGAGCTTTTGGAGCAGAAACAACAATTGGAAGATATTGTGACTCCTATCTTCACAAAAATGGCAACACCGC
- the ANKRD45 gene encoding ankyrin repeat domain-containing protein 45 isoform X2: protein MEPDGPPESESSERSIFSSQQEEDDEEEEGDDEGESKEPEETGTLNPVLQPALTGDVEGLQKIFEDPENPHHEQAMQLLLEEDIIGRNLLYAACMAGQSDVIRALAKYGVNLNEKTTRGYTLLHCAAAWGRLETLKALVELDVDIEALNFREERARDVAARYSQTECVEFLDWADARLTLKKYIAKVSAAVTDTEKGPGKLFKEDKNTILSACRTKNEWLETHLEASVSELLEQKQQLEDIVTPIFTKMATPHHKR, encoded by the exons ATGGAGCCAGACGGACCTCCAGAGTCAGAGAGTTCAGAAAGATCAATATTTTCCTCACAGCaagaagaagatgatgaagaagaagaaggtgatGATGAAGGAGAATCGAAAGAACCAGAAGAAACAGGCACCCTTAATCCTGTCTTACAACCTGCCCTCACAGGGGATGTAGAAGGTTTGCAGAAGATTTTTGAGGATCCTGAGAACCCTCATCATGAACAGGCCATGCAGCTACTCTTGGAAGAAGACATCATTGGGAGAAATTTGTTGTATGCAGCTTGCATGGCTGGGCAAAGTGATGTGATTAGAGCTTTGGCAAAATATGGTGTGAATCTGAACGAAAAAACCACCAGag GTTACACACTCTTACACTGTGCTGCAGCCTGGGGTCGTTTGGAAACTTTGAAAGCACTTGTGGAATTGGATGTTGATATAGAAGCTTTGAACTTTCGGGAAGAAAGAGCTCGAGATGTTGCTGCTCGGTATTCCCAGACCGAGTGTGTTGAATTCCTGGACTGGGCAG ATGCAAGGCTGACtctgaaaaaatatattgcaaagGTCTCTGCAGCTGTTACAGACACAGAAAAGGGACCAGGGAAGCTCTTTAAGGAAGACAAG AATACCATCCTCAGTGCATGCCGTACAAAAAATGAATGGTTGGAAACCCATTTGGAAGCTTCTGTCAGCGAGCTTTTGGAGCAGAAACAACAATTGGAAGATATTGTGACTCCTATCTTCACAAAAATGGCAACACCGC
- the TEX50 gene encoding testis-expressed protein 50, with protein sequence MSIQGLSLSFSLLLICFLRESFCICDGTIWTKVGWEIFPEEMHCLKVKPSPSHCLPYPLDKLCCNFANVDILESSLHLVYILVQALFLILSVLSVHYLWMKWKKRQKQLKKPASSDTFGNDPENQSLYDIDQILCRLVATTSMMSKYLNQVSCHPPAKKVKHRKLKRMKNEGGEGARGN encoded by the exons ATGTCCATTCAAGGACTatccctgtctttttctctgttgttgATCTGCTTCCTTAGGGAGAGCTTCTGCATTTGTGATGGAACTATCTGGACAAAGGTTGGATGGGAGATTTTTCCAGAAGAAATGCATTGTCTGAAAGTTAAGCCTTCTCCATCTCACTGTCTACCTTACCCTCTGGACAAACTATGCTGCAATTTTGCTAATGTGGATATACTGGAGAGTTCTTTACACCTCGTTTATATTTTAGTACAAGCTCTGTTTTTAATCCTGTCTGTTTTATCTGTGCATTACCTgtggatgaaatggaaaaaacGCCAAAAACAG CTAAAAAAACCAGCCTCCTCAGATACATTTGGTAATGATCCAGAAAATCAGTCCCTATATGACATTGATCAAATACTCTGCCGGCTGGTGGCCACAACATCAATGATGTCCAAGTACCTGAATCAGGTGTCCTGTCATCCTCCAGCTAAGAAAGTCAAACACCGAAAACTAAAGAGGATGAAGaatgagggaggagaaggagccagagGAAACTAG